TCGTTTTGAATCGACTGCTGATTGGGCTGCGCCGGCGTTCTGCTGGATAACATCGCTGTCGAGAAGCAAGATAACAGGGTCAGTGTCAGGTCGGCAAGTTGAGGTGGAGAGTTGAGAGGTACGAACGTAGCGGTATCTACTTGTTCGGCCATGGTCACTGTTCAAAATTTGGGTTGTCGGTTGTTCAGACGGACGATAGAGATGTATGGAGGTTGACAGTAGTTGAGATGAAAACAACCCAAGGCAATTGTCGGTGATAGTAGTATTTCACTGCAGGCcgaaagatgaaaagatggaaaagatcAAAAAATCTACAATATATTTAAACAGTGCAAGCTGTTAGAATAAGGGTGGGCATGCTAGATTCCAGGAAATTGGACGTCATCCCACAACACCTGGGCTGGGGTTTTTTGCTTGATGGGTAATAACGAGTGGCAACTCCTTTTTTGCGCATGATGTCATGTGGGCTCCGCATGGTTCCGTATGCTCCTGCATTAAAAATTTTGTGCCGAACGGACATCATGAAATATGGATGAGGACCAGGCCATACATGATAAGTGAAGTGGTGTGCACTGTTGATTCATGAGGGAAAAATGCATGTTATAATAAGAGGAGCTGAAGTCTCAATTTGcagtggatgaagaaacaAGATTCCAGCGAAAAAGGCCAACATAAAACGGAAAAATACGAACAAAACTCCTCGTTCATTCGGTGACTAACAATGATCGGAGTTTGACGTCACGCCAGTTCTCGCACCCTACCTGGAgttttgattccgtttgGGGTACACTTTCGGCTTCGGCGAGTCTCCCTCCAGGGCACGTGGTACTTGTCCATACTCCGTATGTAATCTACTAGATAAGGAGATAAGATATGGGAAGAACATGTATGTGTCACAGTGGGACCATGGCATGAGTTCGTTCTAAACAATCGACTAGAAAGATCATTTGTCGAGGAGATGTGGATACCCATCATTACGGAAACCTCAATCTACGTCGACGAGCGAGGCACATATGCTGCTACTGCTGAGGGTATCGTGCACGTTGGGTATAGCGGACGTTGGAGGCGCGTAACGAGGGAAATAGTGTCGTCGGTCCACTTGAAATACAGCTCTCTCGAGATTGGCTATTGCGATCATTGCGACCAGTATAGGATCGatgctggtggtggtaaaAACGCTTGATGTAAAGGAGTACAATAACATGTCCGTATTATTTAATTATTGAGCTGATTGATTAATAGCGTGGAAGGAACCAAATGAACGGAAGTAAATCGGGGAGTTGAATTCGGTTTAATTCGTGTATTTTAATTACGGGCGTGGATATCAGATAATCTGAAATTTAAGCTGCTTGACGTGGAACACCAGTTAATTCCCCTCTTACGTAGTGTAGCATGGAGGCGATATGTATGACTGCTACTATACATTTGATTCCGATATGATATGAGGCCATATCCATGCGAGACCACAATTTGGAACACGCCTTCTCTGACTCTTCCGTTTGTCTCTGTACACGCAGAATTCAGTATCTATCGTGGCGAATACAGCAGCGGCGACTGCTCCTGTTGAGTGACCTGCTTGCCATTAGACATCTTTGTAATCGTACTCTACTCTTGGAGTCGTCTTGGACATATGATTGTATGACATACAAGTAACATATCTCTACAAGATGATGTCTATCTCAATTTCCAATAAGTACAACGGAAACCATATATACAACAGAAACGAATATATACAACAGAAACGAATATATACAACAGAAACGAATATATACAACAGAAACGAATATATACAACAGAAACCGCTatcccctcctctccgtcCACCCACTCAACAGCCGAAGCTGTCCCTTCATCCCCGGGCCAGCAAGacgtccatctcctccctaGTTACCAACTTCACCCGTACCCCGAGCAATGCGAGGCGGTCCTTATAGGCCGCCAACGTAAGCTCGCCCGATTCCGGGCCGATGTCCTCGAGATCGAGATCAAGAGGGGAGGACTTGTGAACTTTCGGGAGGGGATCGGTGGACAAATCACCATGGACAAGAGTTCTGTCATTGGAGTCCAATGACAGGTCCGGGAAATGAACATCCTCCGACGACGCGGTGGAGTTAACActgggagaggagggagccACAGAAGAACTGGTATCTACAATAAATTCGTAAGCGTAACTTCAGGCTGTAAGGATAAGATTACAAGGTGCTCACGCGgattggagatgagggaggCAATAATGGATGATTTCGACTCAGAACCTTCATTTCCGCCGACATCTCGAGAGTCGGAGCCTTCATGTCCTCGGCCAGGACCAGAGCCTCCGCCATGTAAGTTATCGCCCCCAGGATCAGAGCCTCCGCCACGAGAGTTATCGCCTCCGGAGCCAGGGTTTCCCCCTTGTGAACCATCCTTCCTAGGATCATCGTTGCGATTATCCTTGCCAGGCGGCTTGTGGGCCCCTGACTTGTCCTCTCGGTCCCCTGGcttgtcctcttcacctttctcttcatcatacAAATCCGCCAATGTGCGCTTGTTCCTCTTGGTCGAACGAAGACTGTGTCGCCTGCGCCCAACTTCTAATCCTTTCAATTTGATGTCAGTGGCTGAATGAGCGGTCGCATCAATAGGAACATGATGAGCAAAAGGGAGGGGCAGGTCGTTGAGGAAGCGTTGCGTTGGAAGTGCCGCTGCATGAgcgaggaaaaagaggatggtCGCATCGAGGTGATACCTTGCCTCTTTATTCAAAGTGGCGTTGGCACGGTCGCTGATCAGAGAATTGGGAGGCGACGACCAAAAGTCTTGCAGCTCTGCCAGTTCTTCGACTGAAAAACCATCCCGCGGATATCCAAAATGTCGCCCGCCTTTCTCCAAGAACTCGTTGCTTGCCTCCAGGGCAAGCACGGGACTGTCTGAGGCCGAGTCTTGATAGAGATACACAATTCTATAGAAGTATTCGTTGACTATGGAGAGACCGAAGATGCAGCGCGAAATGGCGTAGCCCAAGATGACATACCACATAGTTTGAAACACGCCTTCCTGGCAGAGGTAACTAAGAGCTTTCTCGTCGGTTTGACTTTTAGCCTCGCTGGTAAGAAGAGCCGCTAATCGCATCCACTTCACTTCGATGACTGCGTAAAGCATTTCTTTCCAGCCCGAGGGAGAGCTAGGATCATTGACGTTTCCGATGAGAGAGGCGTCCGGAGTAATGGCACCATCCATTTTTGATTCGGAGGTGTCTTGCGATTGAGACGGCTATGTTGGACGCATCATAAGCCTTGTGTCATCTTCTGCACAAGCCATGACTCACGACTCCCAGAACTTTCCCCGTCCGCCGTCTGTACACATCCACCAAATCTAGCTTCGCCCACTCTTTGTCATCTCTGTCGTAGAAGACCGATTTCAAATCTGCTTGATGTGAGAACGTTGTAGCCATCGCTTCCGGGTTCTCTTGGATGAACCGATCAAGATAGCGACGAACATGCCCGTCGTCGAACATTTGCTCATCAACGATCATCTCGTCCCTGTACCCATTGGCCCAGGATTGGCCCAGATAGTCAACTCGGCACACGTTATCGTAGGGGCGGATAGTAAGGTATTCGGAGACCTCATAAGGTTCGCTAAGGTCAAAGGggatgagagagagaggatatGGTCGGTCTTTGTTTTTAGGGTGGCCGCCGTATGCAATGGGATCGTCACGAGGGGATTTTGAATGTTCGGGGAGTGTTTGATGTGATGAGGGGAACGAAGATAAAGGTGAGTCGGAAGCAGAGGCGCAGGATAATGAAGTCAGGCGCGAGTCTGAGGTAAATGATTGGGCTAGTGCCGCAGCTCGTCTCGACGCccaatctccttcatttGTGTCCGGAAAGGTCATTGTGGAAGCGGAGGGTGGAGCAAAGATGGTAATACTGGGGTTTGAATGGACagagaagacgatgaggacTGGGAAGCGAAGGCGGGAAGGAAAAACAAGAAGTTGAGTTATCGATCGTAAATTCGTTCCGCGCAACGTGTTGGACCGGTGGCGAGTCACATCACCGCCGGTCACCTCCTCGCTCCTTGCCTTACAAATAACCATACTTACG
This window of the Cryptococcus neoformans var. neoformans B-3501A chromosome 2, whole genome shotgun sequence genome carries:
- a CDS encoding hypothetical protein (Match to ESTs gb|CF194172.1|CF194172, gb|CF194171.1|CF194171, gb|CF187546.1|CF187546) codes for the protein MRKKGVATRYYPSSKKPQPRFFDLFHLFIFRPAVKYYYHRQLPWVVFISTTVNLHTSLSRYRYVRTSQLSTSTCRPDTDPVILLLDSDVIQQNAGAAQSAVDSKRDAALGPLRSHRTPLPNELAELTPEEQPGGGRKKDDNTLSINIALDLLVEVHLTARVKGDITIGLL